In one Cyclopterus lumpus isolate fCycLum1 chromosome 22, fCycLum1.pri, whole genome shotgun sequence genomic region, the following are encoded:
- the adprs gene encoding ADP-ribose glycohydrolase ARH3, giving the protein MAMATARAAAGGPASLSRFRGALVAAVLGDCVGGEFEGAEEVPMESVLQHLSNLDDETKGNGILEYSDDTAMARCVVQSLLTRAGFDEQDMARRFAKEYSMSPGRGYGSGVIQVLKKLSSPQLSDVYQPAKDQFNGRGSFGNGGAMRAAPFALAFPDRDDVKRCARQGAMLTHSCSLGYNGAVLQALAVHLSLRGAIDKPHQFMSKLIKEMEEVEGNEETRNDARILKEAEKPFCERLHRVIDLMDRSNVSIEEVISELGNGIAALHSVPTAIFCVLHCLQPRECLPANYGGLERTIAYSLALGGDTDTIACMAGAIAGAHYGIEAIPQSWIRCCEGAEDAYMNAERLQMLYHRSTLGGGGSGTGERCCEDTAESQSSANNGVEKKAGAE; this is encoded by the exons ATGGCAATGGCGACGGCGAGAGCGGCGGCGGGGGGCCCGGCGTCTTTGTCCCGGTTCAGGGGAGCGCTGGTCGCGGCGGTGCTGGGAGATTGCGTCGGCGGAGAGTTTGAAGGCGCTGAAGAGGTCCCCATGGAGAGCGTGCTGCAGCACCTGAGCAACCTGGACGACGAGACCAAAGGGAATG gtATCCTTGAGTACAGTGACGACACCGCAATGGCCCGCTGTGTGGTCCAGTCTCTACTCACCCGTGCCGGCTTTGATGAGCAGGACATGGCTCGCAG GTTCGCTAAGGAGTACAGTATGTCCCCGGGTCGTGGCTACGGGTCTGGAGTGATCCAGGTGTTGAAGAAGCTGTCCTCCCCCCAGCTCAGTGACGTGTACCAGCCGGCCAAGGACCAGTTTAATGGGCGCGGCTCCTTTGGGAACGGGGGAGCCATGAGGGCGGCTCCCTTTGCGCTGGCTTTCCCGGATCGGGATGATGTGAAAAGG TGCGCCCGTCAGGGTGCCATGCTGACCCACTCCTGCTCTCTGGGTTATAACGGGGCAGTGCTTCAGGCGTTAGCCGTCCACCTCTCCCTGCGGGGGGCAATAGACAAGCCCCATCAGTTCATGAGCAAGCTCATcaaggagatggaggaagtggagggcAACGAAGAGACGCGCAACGATGCCAGAAT CCTAAAAGAAGCAGAGAAGCCATTCTGCGAGCGCCTCCATAGAGTTATCGACCTGATGGACAGGAGCAACGTCAGCATAGAGGAGGTCATTTCTGAGCTGG GTAACGGCATTGCGGCGCTCCACTCAGTCCCCACGGCCATCTTCTGCGTCCTCCACTGCCTGCAGCCCAGAGAATGCCTCCCGGCAAACTACGGCGGCCTGGAGAGGACGATAGCGTACAGCCTGGCCCTGGGAGGGGACACAGACACCATAGCCTGCATGGCGGGCGCCATCGCCGGGGCCCACTATGGCATTGAGGCCATTCCTCAGTCGTGGATTCGGTGCTGCGAGGGGGCGGAGGACGCATACATGAACGCAGAGCGGCTCCAAATGCTGTACCACCGGTCGACCCTGGGAGGCGGTGGGAGTGGGACGGGGGAGCGGTGCTGCGAAGACACAGCTGAAAGCCAGTCAAGCGCTAATAACGGCGTTGAGAAGAAAGCTGGAGCTGAATGA
- the LOC117751338 gene encoding histone H3.v1-like: MRETNSDCKVCSQHKRKRVEEEKQEEKKKKKKKRKEEEEEEEEEKEDEEPGRKTEEESEEAKGVNSCDAKDGESKEGEHSEAKHCEQKSGTVRRQTSYYCKTCSGEPSLCPVPCFELYHTRLIYKSAPEPEAQAS; this comes from the exons ATGAGGGAGACCAACTCGGACTGCAAGGTCTGCTCGCAAcacaagaggaagagagtggaggaagagaagcaggaggagaagaagaagaagaagaagaaaagaaaagaggaggaggaagaggaggaggaggagaaggaggatgaggagccagggaggaaaacagaagaagagtcgGAGGAGGCAAAGGGGGTGAACTCATGTGACGCGAAGGACGGGGAGAGCAAAGAGGGGGAGCACTCGGAAGCAAAGCATTGTGAGCAGAAGAGTGGGACAGTGAGGAGGCAGACGTCGTATTACTGTAAGACGTGTTCAGGAGAGCCCAGCCTCTGTCCTGTGCCCTGTTTTGAACTCTACCACACCAGACTGATCTACAAATCAGCCCCTGAACCGGAAGCACAAG CCTCCTGA